A genomic stretch from Aedes albopictus strain Foshan chromosome 2, AalbF5, whole genome shotgun sequence includes:
- the LOC115267927 gene encoding uncharacterized protein LOC115267927 isoform X1: MFENDEILIQFADDFALIIKEKNLEKLNNKTQHAVNIIFRELEKLNFSVNPQKTKAILFQNSNNMLDLKVNNIEIETVKSHPYLGITWDRYMSFGIHIKNTKLKIIDRLNMIKVINGLKQGAHPQTMVLIYNTIFRSVMEYGASIFNNARKTNKKLLSTINNQGLRKITGCTKTTPLNSLIAVAATQTLEDRHELVTCKEIARSIFNKNLVATQLLSLNEGTDNDKLSYMESIFIKEQAIFKVISPLTTIDSSIPKIEIFPELDSIKSSKNTTNPIKLKQAALYLFNGKYKNRPKIFTDASKINKQCGIGIYNAYNNNRYSFKLETETCITKAELLAIDKALSLIDEEQTNLAVIYTDSKSSCLIIDSGQHSRQTSKLVKQIIDKASKWNVTIQWIPSHINIIGNEIADRLAKFALTGNSIISNCILLSDAFILFREKSIENTNLWYREYSTEKGKTFFQFQQSINKEAWYFNKNFTNQNVRLLNRLITGHDYSKFWKAKMKLVDDEMCEICDEPENGEHVVLHCVKYGMTRSKYSFDCKFRSLIDLFKTYLTDLIIGDG, encoded by the exons ATGTTTGAAAATGACGAAATATTAATTCAGTTTGCAGATGATTTTGCTTTgataataaaagaaaaaaaccTAGAAAAATTAAACAATAAAACTCAACATGCAGTCAATATTATATTCAGAGAACTAGAAAAGTTAAACTTTAGTGTAAACCCTCAAAAAACAAAAGCCATACTTTTTCAAAATAGTAACAATATGCTAGATCTAAAAGTTAATAATATAGAAATAGAAACAGTTAAATCGCACCCCTATCTTGGAATAACTTGGGATAGATATATGAGCTTCGGTATACACATTAAAAACACAAAACTTAAAATAATAGACAGACTTAACATGATCAAAGTAATAAACGGTTTAAAACAAGGAGCCCATCCACAAACTATGGTTTTGATTTACAACACAATTTTTCGTAGTGTAATGGAGTACGGAGCTTCAATCTTCAACAATGCACGAAAgacaaacaaaaaattgttgagcaCAATTAATAATCAAGGTCTACGTAAAATAACCGGCTGCACCAAAACTACTCCTTTGAATTCTCTGATTGCAGTTGCCGCAACTCAAACTTTGGAAGATAGACATGAATTAGTTACCTGTAAAGAAATAGCAAGATCCATATTTAACAAAAACCTAGTTGCTACACAGTTATTATCATTAAATGAAGGGACTGATAACGATAAATTATCATACATGGAATCAATTTTCATTAAAGAACAAGCCATTTTCAAAGTTATATCACCTCTTACGACTATTGATAGTAGTATACCCAAGATCGAAATATTTCCTGAATTAGACTCCATTAAATCGTCGAAAAATACTACAAATCCGATTAAACTAAAACAAGCTGCACTATATCTTTTTAATGGTAAATACAAAAATAGGCCAAAAATATTTACAGATGCTTCTAAAATAAATAAGCAATGTGGAATAGGTATTTACAATGCTTACAATAACAATAGATACTCATTCAAACTAGAAACAGAGACATGTATTACAAAAGCAGAATTATTAGCCATAGATAAAGCACTTTCTTTAATTGATGAAGAacaaacaaatttagctgttattTATACCGATTCTAAGTCATCTTGTTTGATAATCGATTCTGGTCAACATTCTAGACAAACATCAAAATTAGTAAAACAAATTATAGATAAAGCTTCTAAGTGGAACGTAACAATACAATGGATACCTAGTCATATCAATATTATAGGTAATGAAATAGCTGATAGACTTGCAAAGTTTGCTCTTACTGGTAACTCGATCATTTCTAACTGCATACTACTTTCAGATGCCTTTATTTTGTTTAGAGAAAAATCAATTGAAAACACGAATCTGTGGTACCGAGAATATTCAACTGAGAAGGGCAAAACATTTTTCCAGTTTCAACAATCAATTAACAAAGAAGCATGgtatttcaataaaaattttaCAAATCAGAATGTAAGATTGCTGAATAGACTAATAACAGGGCATGATTACTCTAAATTTTGGAAAGCAAAAATGAAATTAGTTGACGATGAAATGTGTGAAATCTGTGACGAACCTGAAAATGGAGAGCACGTTGTGTTACATTGTGTGAAATACGGAATGACGCGATCGAAATACTCATTTGATTGCAAGTTTCGTAGTTTAATTGATCTGTTCAAAA CTTATTTGACTGATCTTATCATTGGTGATGGTTGA
- the LOC115267927 gene encoding uncharacterized protein LOC115267927 isoform X2 — protein sequence MEDIEQDYECAYPVVSLYRLNRWDRERGMKVASNRVSVTFRASSLPEKMKVFGSSVKVQPYVRRFVFCNNCHRFGHREESCKSKKRCGKCARIHEETEDHCPNEVKCLHCRKSDHRTTDPNCPSRQREISIKTMMSKKNLTYVEARELIAPLPIQNQYDVLADIAEFPALPNTFARMTAGRFTMRSNQPQQQRSNVTANKPEERQLGAIKKTANDTSSGAKKMKIDEERQQLIKDRNAEGSSRGNGLENRHTVSERERWDNIIKKANADALETANRNVRGELANFYTALIQCSGVTEELQEKIKEYSKKYLNLESIIV from the coding sequence ATGGAGGATATTGAACAGGACTACGAATGTGCATATCCGGTAGTAAGTCTGTACAGACTCAACAGATGGGATCGTGAGAGAGGAATGAAGGTCGCTTCAAACCGAGTCAGTGTCACATTCCGGGCAAGCAGTTTGCCAGAAAAGATGAAGGTGTTCGGATCGTCGGTGAAAGTACAACCGTACGTCCGAAGATTCGTATTCTGCAACAACTGCCACCGTTTCGGCCACAGGGAAGAAAGCTGCAAATCAAAAAAGCGATGCGGCAAGTGTGCACGCATACACGAGGAGACTGAGGACCATTGCCCGAATGAAGTGAAATGCCTGCATTGCCGAAAATCGGACCACCGTACCACGGACCCAAACTGTCCCTCCCGACAGCGAGAGATAAGCATCAAAACAATGATGTCGAAGAAGAATCTGACCTACGTGGAGGCACGAGAGCTCATTGCTCCGCTGCCGATACAGAATCAGTACGACGTTTTGGCTGACATCGCCGAATTCCCTGCACTACCGAATACGTTTGCGAGAATGACGGCCGGTCGATTCACCATGCGGAGCAATCAACCACAACAACAAAGGAGTAACGTAACTGCTAACAAACCCGAAGAACGACAGCTGGGCGCTATCAAGAAAACAGCGAACGACACGTCAAGTGGAGCAAAGAAAATGAAAATCGACGAGGAACGCCAGCAACTGATCAAAGATCGGAACGCAGAAGGATCGTCGAGAGGAAATGGACTGGAAAACCGACATACCGTTAGCGAGCGAGAAAGATGGGACAACATCATCAAGAAAGCAAACGCTGACGCACTGGAAACGGCGAACCGCAACGTTCGGGGTGAACTCGCGAACTTCTACACAGCTCTGATCCAATGCTCTGGGGTCACAGAAGAACTACAGGAAAAGATTAAAGAATACTCCAAAAAATACCTAAATCTTGAAAGCATAATAGTTTAA